The sequence ccatgctggacagaCATTCCGTCTGctatctttaaggtctagctaacctacatggcggataggcaaagaccactccagcatcttgaagacctaagtctccgtgctggacaggcattccgtccgtcattctttgggcctagcaaacctaaaatggcggataggcaaagactactctggtatcttgaaggtagtgccttcataccggacaggcacaacaccctctatcatttctaaggcctggctgacctaacaTGGCGAAGGGATAACACCCCGGCACCGgcacgactaaaagtctccatgccaaaatcaccTCACCCTTCCGATATCCTGAAAAACCTAAAACTCCGAGCTCCCTACTCCCACCTTTTGAAACGCAATGCCCCTCGAATCTCGCACGCCGTGGCCGCTTAGCAGCCGCAGGATGCGAATGGGCTGGGATAAGGGGCACAAGCGAAGCGTCGATGCAATCAatcataaaaagagagagagaaagaaacgaaacaacaagctaacacaacgcaaattgtacatacataacatacaaagagtctTTGCATATAGCTAACCGCTGTACATTGAGTCTACGCCCAGCAAAGGAACTAATTATATTAAATTCATTTTCTAACAATAAACGAATATTATTTATGTATGGATTCCGTTGGCTAGCCTGCTATGCCTCCCtgtaccactacgggaagaTGAGGGTGCCCGACCGTCACGCCTCCCGGAAACACCGTGGGACCTGGAGTCGTCCCCGACAACTACGCACAGGAGGCCGACGCGAGCCCCCTCTGTGAGAAGAGCTACTACCCAAAACGGAGACTCGGCCttgggaagacgaaggatctgCCAGGAAAGGATATgagtcgaaggccgagaagtccagctcttcgTGCTCCTACCCCTTCGGCGAGGCCTCCAtggcctgtacctcctccaccttcacctcgcccAAGATAGACTAAAGAATTTCTGAGGGCACTCCTCAGTCAAAACCCCAGGGAAGGACAAAGCGTTGTAGGAAGCATGAGCAGGCAACCTCCCGGGCTATTCGGGCAGCACACTAGTCatcccttgcaacaaaatatacgtCCAGAGCGGACACCAGGGGatcctccggctcgaccttgaccaagacatcggtgGCCACCTGCGGATCAATTCGCCCCTCGGAATCACGGGGCATAACAAAATGACTCTGCCATCGAATGAACGGAGTAGCCCCCGACCCTCCGGaagcactcgatccctccccggaggcactatccaagatacGAACGAGgtagtcaacatgctaaaacttgaccccccccccccttcgggaaagaaaagaaaaacaaaagacagcccatggcagagctacacctctgggGCATCCACACACGGCTCCAGCAGGGCAACAGCGCCAGACGAAGAACCTCTAGAGGGCCGCGAAGTGCCCatagactccgggtgaaggaccagacctcccaatgaagaacCTGGGCGAATGATGGAAGCTCTCCAGGGCTACGCAAATCTCTGTCGGAGGTGGCTCTGGCCGAAAGGCCTCAACCATGGAGTCcggcacctgctgctccagtgcttcgaggggaccaacccccgcttggtgcagTAGAGTCAGCTGAAGCACAGCGGCCACACTagcgctggacctcgcatagacctccgtggccctaaccatgaccttcgcggCGGACCAAAGCCAGAATTAACCGACGCCTCCGAGTCAGAGGGCAATGGCGAGCACCgagccccaaggccgctcaaggcatcagaggtaatccgAGCCACCTCCAACGCAAGTAccgttaactgctggcactccgaacgcagtgccccctccgatgcccgagcctcctccagctaTCGCTGGATATTACCCACCgccgcccgaagggtgtcaacgtcACCTTCGGTGGACACACGGGCTGCATTGGCCGCATCGACAAACTCCCTCGCCTCCCGGAGGTCTCCGGTagccatctcctcctgaagatgaCCCTCCGCAGACTCCGCCCGCtttcgggcctcttccaaggcctggcgAAGGCCCTCAACCTCGTCATGGGCTGCGGCAAAAGCTTGGCGCCCCCACCTCCCAGcaccctcatcaaaattacttgctacaaggcaccacggaagaaggaaaaaggtagaatgagctactcaggacccaacaccggacccggCAAATTGTAACCAATGCTACCGACCTGAAGGGCTGCCACTACCAACcgcgcctccacctcctccagaggacgctgggccaatgatcgctcgacctctccactccatAGAAGAGAGGAGACCGTAGcgaaggcccttgacgcctccgggggcagcacgaagtcatccaacGTCAAGACCCTGAGGCCAGGGCTCCCTTCAACAGCTCCAAAGGGACCCTCGACGAAGGGCACGGTGTCTCCAGCCCCAGGTGCCAAGGGCAGGTCACGAGTTGGCTCCAGGCACGTAGAAACGAAGCCACATCCCCCGGGACGGCCTTCGGAGACCCCTCTGGAGGAGTCCCTGATCCCTGTTGGGCCTCTGGGGCCTcgaggggtggagtcaaggacgcatccacctcgagggtcgctacaaaaaaaatcaaagaaacacaaatcaagatatCGGTGCACGACCAAAACAGGATATGGCTAATGAAGCAAACCACACCTAGTTCCTCCGAACCCCTTACAAGAGGGCCCGTAACATCCTCAATGTATGAACTGACGGTATCAAAATCTAGTCCACGGAGTCCAAGCCTCTCCGTCGGCTTTGACCATGACCCGCGATATCCGGGGAGGCCCGGCCCTCCTCCCGATCACCACCGCCACACTGGCCCTCGCCTCCGGACTGGTCGCTCACGTTCCCAACCCGCCTCAGGCGCTTCTTGCAAACCAGGGGCACCTCTGACAACTCAGCTGTTGAACCAGTATGCGAGCCTCCGGAAGCAGAAGGCCACGGGGCCTAGAATGTCCTTGCAcagattgggggggggggctgcaCGCGCTCGTTTTCCAGCGGCCATAGGCtctagaggatcccgccatgccggAGCCCCCACGCAGAGGTAAAAGCAGACACGATTGTACCGCTCCCAGCTCTGTGCTagggccacccgccgctcccgctccgccagagtaggggggcccaggatcacctccgcaaTCTCCACCGCGAACTCCAGTGGGAGGCAGCTCTTTGGAAGAAAACGACAGCTCACATCGGCAGATCAAAAAACAAACTACAAgaggaactcaccagcactaaCGGACGGGCTAgagtacaccttcggccactctttcgcaccttgctcaaagacgcGGTTCCAGCCTATTTGAAGGGGCCaaatgcgcaacatggtgaattcctccacgaggtcatgcatgctcatcttttcgtCCACCCTCCGAAGAAGGGTCATCCGTGAGGTGAACTGGTCGTCCGTAATCTCCGTCTCTGGCTCCCGAACATACACAAATATCCCAGTTCGTGGAGCAAACGGGCAATGCAGAGCTAACATTGTAGTAGAAGCACCGCTacaaccagccggtataccaccgaccattaatggccttcgccgggaaggcatcgTGATATAGCGgtcgtatctggaagttgacactcccGTAGCTAAGGGGCCACTTCATCCCCTTGACCTTAATCAGCTTCGGCtagcagctggcaaagtggagggccacaAAGAAATATgtcctcccttcacaccccttcGCTTGCATgacccactcaaaggtggctagGCGAGCAATGATGTCAGCGTGGAGCTacggaagctccacgtagaagtggcggagcacctcctcgagcagtgGCACTGAGGGAAAACCTAGGCCCGCCTTGAAGcaggcctcaaacaccacgacctcatgggccagaggcTTTGAGACCTTCTTGCCCAGCGGAGGCCAAGCGACAGCTCTAGAGGGAATCTTCCTCTCCCTAACCATCCagtcgagctcctcgtcaccgatGACAGACGCCCCCAGCACGGTGGTTTGCTGGGGGTGACTTTTGCTGGCATGCTGGAGCTACACCCCTGGCGGCGGACCCATCAACAACGGGAAAATCGGtgccacctgagggtcccccgcCATGGCTACTCCGGCAATCTCCCTCGCCACCCAAGTTTTGGCTCCACTCAAGGTACTCAAGCCAGCCATACAAACCACGGGAGGATGGCAGAAGTCGCTagattacaagagagaggaagagtaGGGATCAACAGATAACTCGCGCAAAGCAAAGGACGCTGAAGACAAATGCAAATGAGAATGAGGAGTTGGTGAAAAAGTCGCTTTGGGCAATCCCCCTCCTTCTACATATAAGTAGCAACTTGCCCCCTAGGCGGCAGGCGCACGCCCAGTCCTTTCGCCTGCCAGAccaaaatcatgggggagcggaaCCGACCCCCTTGACCCCCCAGCGACAAGACAACACGTGTCCCACACCCACCTGACAGGGCAGGACCACGCCTttccccagggcgcattcaatgccccctatCGCCGATGTCATCCAGCATATCGTTCAGTCACCTGGGTCAAACCGTCCCAGacaagccaagcaatacttggaacacgagccatcaaccacaatcCAGGGAccgccggaggccctgctccaaaGGAATCACGGGCCCGATCGCTCCACTGGCCGCCCatgcgaggggctactgttgggggtcgttgataaggacccccgatggccccttggcttaatcagcctggcctcccgaaggctcaacctccaaagcctcggtctcccgaaaccccagcctcccgaagccccggccttccggagtcatgcctcccgaaggctcagcctcccaaaggttcGGTCttccgaagcctcggcctcccgaagccccagccttccagaGTCTTGCCTCTCCCGAAACCCCAGCCTCTCGAaaccccggccttccggagtcatgcctcccgaaggctcagcatcccaaaggctcagtctcctgaagcctcggcctcccgaagccccggccttccagagtcttgcctcccgaaggctcagcctcccaaaggctcggtctcctgaagcctTGGCCTTACGCTACTCCGACCgacttcccggaggctactgggtgagtcgTCAGGCcccaggaaagatctgccagaggAGGAGTACCGGTAATAGTTTTCCTGCTAGGTGGTGACCGTCATTAAATACCTAGCTATTGGACGCTGCTCTGACACCCCGTCATGATAGaagctatcctgacacccctgacaatgCAGCGCggggccgcagttggcgaccggctcgcccgcttcagggggcaggcaccacgataattatcacgatagatatttatctcacAGATAGGGTTGAAAgcagttatccaggataaggtccagtaaATCGGTCAGATCCtacatatttgtacattatgataatttGTACGCCAAGCTGCGCACGaccttataaataggagccatggccGCCTGGGCTAAGGGACAGGCAAGATAGCAAAAAAGACAGAGGTGAAAATACtgcaagtcacgctgtgatactcctcccagagcgacctattttttctaccatcaatacattcatggtgttccttccttttAAGTTTcgtctccaagtttgagtcttCTCTtcagaagaaactctcgtcgtacttgttGGGCCAACAATTACTATTATATatcttcttatatttttttcacaggaTTTTACACATATGACAATTTGGATCAAAGGGAGTATTACGAACTCAGTTATCAACGGGAACCGCCATTAGCAGTTATTCCCGCCTGTTGGGAAGGTTACGAACTTACTGATCAAAGGGAACCGCCATTAGCGGTTATTCCTGCACGTTGGGAAGGGGAGGATATGTTCCCAATGGACAGGATGACCATTCATTGTGTATCAATTGACTCTAATTCACTCTCTATTCAATTGTCTACCGAGTTCAATCTCTCTTTACATTTCATTCTCAACAAAATTGATCAGAACCTCAAGATCAACATGCGCAAGCCAGAGAGAGAATTTAGGGGAAAATGCACCcgtatgttttatatttttacagCTACAGATTATTTGGAAACTTATGAGAATGAATGGGAATTTAGGGTAAAATGCACCAAATATGTTTCACATTGGTACATCTTGAGAGTATTTAGAAATTGATGAGAACGTATGGAAAGTGGCCTCATTTGGCATTCGAATGCGATATTGATATCCCAATGGCTGGGATTCAATCGAGATGAAGTTAGGATTGGTTCAGCATCTATACCAGTTCAGTAACACTTTTCCTGCCTTTCTCCTAAAATTCATAAATAGTTTCCAAAGCATAGCTTGTTCTATCAAAAAACTATAATCTTATAGTGACTACCGTACATTCTACATTTTATTTAACGACTGCAACGCCACTGTAGTGATTAGAGCTAGCGTTCTACCAAATGAGCATAGCAGAAAACGATCCTTAAGCCATCAAAATATCCAGCAAAGAGCTAGCAAAATATAGAACAATAAGCCATCAAAATATCCAGCAAAGAGCTAGCAAAATATAGAACAATAAGCAAAATTCAACAATACATGAGATTCAGCAATCAAATTATTAAAAAGCGATTCCTTTATACCACTGAATAAGTGCAATGTTCAGATGTTCACCTAACATGTGTCATCCCGCATTTCAGCCTCACAGCAACTTGCATATTATAGAAATGCACTTATTCAATGGCATAATGTAGATTTGTATTGAGTGATAACAACGATTGTAGCAGACTTCCATTACCAATTACAACACATACCACACAACATGAGTTCACATAACCATAATTGACAGTTAATTTAGTTCAGAAAATATTGCACAGAAGCATAACTGGGTGCATCCTACTTGAATTCTTTTAACCAACAAAGGCAGGAGATATCCTGATTCAAAACTGTAGACAAATTCTGCTACCAAACATCATAGAGGATTTAAACTGCTTAGGGGGCAACAACCACCCTTCCAGCAACTTGATCAAGATCACGCCTTCCCTGGGAGGTGATGAGCCTTCCACTGCAACAGAAAACCCATGTACAATATAAGCAAACAACAGCTACAAGCAAAAAGCTTACTAAGGTACAATCATAAGCATGAAAGCTGCTTATTACCCCTTGGGATCAACATCAATGATGCCCATCTTCTGCAACTGCTGCAGGATGTTGCGAGAAATGGCACCACTGCTCTTGCAGAAGTGCGGGGGCTGTGAGCCGTTCCTCTGACGCCCACCATAGATCTTCTGGAAGCCACCCACACCAATGCCCTGTCTCAGGTAGATCTTCCTTGCAATCGAGGCtatgacaaacaacacaaatggAGGGTAAAAATTAAAGAGCCTAAATCCAtcattcaagaacacaaagtcGCAATGCATCAGAAAAAATAGATCATGATTCCTCACCAGCACGGTTGTAGTACCAGTCAGGGTCATATGGTGGGAGTTCCTTGAACCTTGCAGTCTTGACAATGTCAACCCACTCTGGGAGCTCCATCTGCAACAGAAATAGTTTAGATTATGCAAATTCTAGAAAGGATAGAAAACCATTAAACTTAAGAAAGTAGTACAATCTATTCACTGACTCTATAATGAAGGAAAAGATATGTTTCCTGTAGCATTGTAGGAACAGAAATCACAGCAGAAGCTCCATCCATACAAACCAAAATGAATACATACTAAAATTCTAGCAGGGCCAGAGAAAAAAGTAACCAACTAAAGTAATTTGTCTAAATAGAGTTATTTTTGCTAACTTCTCAACAATGTATTGGAAGGAAATTTGAAAATAGTGCATTCCTTCTATTGAATCGCAGCCAATTAGCAACACAGTTAAAGTAAATGGTCCTTGTTTGCCAAGAATAAATCAAACCA is a genomic window of Phragmites australis chromosome 17, lpPhrAust1.1, whole genome shotgun sequence containing:
- the LOC133897898 gene encoding small ribosomal subunit protein eS19-like, yielding MATSTARTVKDVNPHEFVKAYSAHLKRSGKMELPEWVDIVKTARFKELPPYDPDWYYNRAASIARKIYLRQGIGVGGFQKIYGGRQRNGSQPPHFCKSSGAISRNILQQLQKMGIIDVDPKGGRLITSQGRRDLDQVAGRVVVAP